The Gambusia affinis linkage group LG05, SWU_Gaff_1.0, whole genome shotgun sequence region CCCTTCTGCAAGAGCAGCCGCCACTGCATAAATACTAAGAGGCGTGCTGGCAGAAGTTCATTCTAACTCAAAGACAGGCGTAAGCAGAGAGGGCTGCCGGCTCCAGCAGACTGCCAAGTGTTTCAGTCGGACACCAGAGGATGACGGGATACAAAATCACAGCGGGAGACGTGGAGGCCGGGCCTCAGGACAGGATGGAGGTCCTGGTGCAGAAGAAGTCGTCCACAGGGTGGCTGTGGAAGGTGCTGGCGGTGCTGGTCTTACTGGCGCTCTGCCTTGGAGGCGCCCGGCTGTACGTTTGGTACCAGCTCGAAAGATCACAGTCAACAGTAAGGAGATTCTGCTGTATGTCTGGGTTTAATCTGAAATCTGGTTTCATCTCTGGAACgtgtttttaatcaatgtttCCTCTCCTCCAGACGCAGGCAGGACACACAGCAGCACCAATCAGAATGGGCTCTGATGAGGCAACAGGTGAGCATCCTGACGTTCGTTCACATGAAGACAGAAAGATTGGGTCGAGGATCATCTGAGCTCATGTTTGTCTGTTCGTCCTCAGGTGCTCACTCCACGCTGaaagaaatgagcaaaaaagcaaaagcagccaTTCATCTAGAAGGTGAGTAAGAGTTTAACagcttcaacatgttttacCAAAGTTAAcgtaaaaatgagaaaaaatactcatgaaaaacaaaagtctgcTGAAGTACCgataataaaacatcatttaatgtttaaaaatgacatcaattTGGACCAAAACATGGAGTTATGTGGGAATTTTGGTATTTTCaggatcaaaatgaaaataattgataTAAATAACTACAAACTCAggaaaaactaacatttttcaaaatcttaccaagtagcTTTgctctagtttccagtgcaaatatctttcaGGAAGTTACAGGAGtttgtttaaatcaataattatttgatatttatagaAGATTTCTAGTTCctctgggagattatttcactcataataAGACATTTCTCCCATGTTATAACGTTTTTTCCAGATTAAGAGGTGACTCccctaaaacaagctcttatattttgcactgaaaccagacagaaacatttggtAGTATTGATGGTTTTACGGTGTTGACCCACCTGCGGCTCCAAGTCAGAGTTTTAACTAGTGGATCGTTTCAGGTCATTACGATGAAACAGGCAACGCGACGGCCGTGGAGTGGCGTGACCGCGTGGGCCAGGCCTTCTCTCAGGGCGGTTTccgtctccatgacaaccagaTCATCATCCCGGAGAGCGGCCTGTACTTCGTCTACAGCCAGGTGTCCTTCCGGGTGTCCCGGTCCAGCGACCAGGAGGCCGGGGGGCGCCCGCCGTCCCTCAGCCACCGCGTCCGCAGGATGTCTCAGGCCATCGGAACCAAGGTGTCCCTGCTGAGCGCCGTCAGGTCGGCCTGCGAGAACGTCCAGGAGGA contains the following coding sequences:
- the tnfb gene encoding tumor necrosis factor b (TNF superfamily, member 2), whose protein sequence is MTGYKITAGDVEAGPQDRMEVLVQKKSSTGWLWKVLAVLVLLALCLGGARLYVWYQLERSQSTTQAGHTAAPIRMGSDEATGAHSTLKEMSKKAKAAIHLEGHYDETGNATAVEWRDRVGQAFSQGGFRLHDNQIIIPESGLYFVYSQVSFRVSRSSDQEAGGRPPSLSHRVRRMSQAIGTKVSLLSAVRSACENVQEDGERSGHGCYSTIYLGAVFQLDRGDTLETETNQLKQLDTDDGKTFFGVFAL